One Candidatus Lernaella stagnicola DNA window includes the following coding sequences:
- a CDS encoding MBL fold metallo-hydrolase encodes MNDKRKKRAGRPLWIAAAFLALFTAALVAVESNLAAETFDGPVERAPFENGRFVNPEIRGQEPGTKEFLRWVSSRKPGPWEKWVEIEPGPAPPQRVDDLRVTFVNHSTVLLQYGGLNILTDPIWSKRTSPVSFIGPKRVHDPGLRWEDLPPIDAVVISHDHYDHLDMPTLKRLQADHRPRFFAGLGNAAVLRRHGLRQVSELDWWDQVPLTHEIKLNFVPAQHFSGRGMFDRHKTLWGGYVLTGPPGVVYFAGDTGWSSHFEQVHARFGPPRLAMLPIGAFQPRWFMHPMHIDPHEAVRAHLLLEAGTSMAIHFGTFRLGDDGRLEPVEVLADALRDQNVNPDRFWALTPGESRDVPAAAPTERLAKL; translated from the coding sequence ATGAACGACAAACGAAAAAAACGCGCCGGCCGTCCCCTGTGGATCGCGGCGGCGTTCCTGGCACTATTCACCGCGGCGTTGGTGGCGGTGGAGTCGAATTTGGCCGCCGAAACCTTTGACGGCCCGGTGGAGCGGGCACCGTTCGAAAACGGCCGCTTCGTCAACCCGGAAATTCGCGGCCAAGAGCCCGGAACCAAAGAGTTTTTGCGCTGGGTCAGCAGCCGCAAGCCCGGCCCGTGGGAAAAGTGGGTCGAAATCGAGCCCGGCCCCGCGCCGCCGCAACGGGTAGACGATCTCCGCGTGACTTTCGTCAATCATTCCACGGTCTTACTGCAATACGGCGGGCTGAATATCCTCACCGACCCCATTTGGTCCAAGCGCACCAGCCCGGTCTCGTTCATCGGTCCCAAACGGGTTCACGATCCGGGCCTGCGCTGGGAAGACCTGCCGCCCATCGACGCGGTGGTGATCAGCCACGATCACTACGACCACCTCGATATGCCGACCCTGAAACGCCTGCAAGCCGACCACCGGCCGCGCTTTTTCGCCGGGCTGGGCAACGCCGCGGTGCTGCGCCGCCACGGCCTGCGGCAAGTCAGCGAACTGGACTGGTGGGACCAGGTGCCGTTAACCCATGAAATCAAACTGAATTTCGTCCCTGCGCAGCACTTTTCGGGGCGCGGCATGTTCGACCGCCACAAGACGTTGTGGGGCGGCTATGTGCTGACCGGCCCGCCGGGCGTCGTCTATTTCGCGGGCGATACCGGCTGGTCCTCACACTTCGAGCAGGTGCATGCGCGTTTCGGCCCGCCGCGCCTGGCGATGCTGCCGATCGGCGCGTTTCAACCGCGCTGGTTCATGCATCCGATGCATATCGACCCGCACGAGGCCGTCCGCGCCCACCTCTTATTGGAGGCCGGCACGAGCATGGCGATCCACTTCGGCACCTTTCGACTTGGCGACGACGGCCGACTCGAACCCGTCGAGGTGCTGGCCGACGCCCTGCGCGACCAAAACGTGAATCCCGATCGATTCTGGGCCCTTACTCCCGGCGAGTCCCGCGATGTCCCTGCCGCCGCGCCCACCGAACGCCTCGCCAAGCTGTGA
- a CDS encoding NUDIX domain-containing protein, producing MVAIWRWLSFWPGLQRFILSLWHPKFLIGVVAVITDGEGRVLLFHHTYRRKFVWSLPGGWMQRGEEPAETVVREIKEETDLDIEVDRLYEVVTGVVAPSFEVIYLAHVVGGEFRPSVEVDEINWCRADRLPDLKDYQHHIITSVLAAE from the coding sequence GTGGTCGCCATCTGGCGTTGGCTTTCCTTCTGGCCGGGTCTGCAACGTTTCATCCTTAGCCTGTGGCATCCGAAATTCCTGATCGGCGTGGTCGCGGTGATCACCGACGGCGAAGGCCGCGTGCTGCTGTTCCACCACACCTACCGGCGAAAATTTGTCTGGTCGCTGCCCGGCGGCTGGATGCAACGCGGCGAAGAGCCCGCCGAGACCGTCGTGCGCGAAATCAAGGAAGAGACCGACTTGGATATCGAGGTGGACCGCCTCTACGAAGTCGTGACCGGGGTGGTGGCTCCCAGTTTTGAAGTCATCTACCTCGCACATGTGGTCGGCGGCGAATTTCGCCCGAGCGTGGAAGTCGACGAGATTAATTGGTGTCGCGCCGACCGATTACCGGACCTAAAAGACTACCAGCATCACATTATTACGTCCGTTTTGGCCGCCGAATAA
- a CDS encoding N-6 DNA methylase produces the protein MFALDGGASEQLRALLPLDELRSVGAFFTGQTLAQFALDGIDGQLPNEWKVFDPACGAGNLLLAFAERIQSKPKSLEEIATLESRFIGCDVFPSFVKAAKIRLLLKFLLNMENVTGLPKNIVEEMFGKVFIGNGLFAVEHLAAATHILLNPPYTMVPVPHGCSWTKGKVNLAALFVEKCLVNCSHGSRIIAILPDVLRSGTRYAKWRVFVEENAYIHRAEPFGRFDNHANVDVFVLDCEIGGNTGRGCQRGVWYPTPTGTAHKVSDFFNISVGSVVPHRNPNLGPWRPYLCARDVPIWSEVNSIGRNRRYKGSTFSAPFVVVRRTSSPKEKKRAVASIITRGEHIAVENHLIVLSPKDSTLQACRRLLRSLSTAETTNFLNQRIRCRHLTTHAIGELPWQQ, from the coding sequence TTGTTTGCGCTAGATGGTGGCGCGAGCGAACAACTTAGAGCGTTGTTGCCACTAGACGAATTACGCTCCGTGGGCGCATTTTTTACTGGTCAAACTCTTGCGCAGTTCGCTCTCGATGGTATTGACGGCCAGCTTCCGAACGAGTGGAAAGTGTTCGACCCTGCATGTGGAGCCGGGAATCTTCTTCTCGCTTTCGCGGAAAGAATACAGAGTAAACCTAAAAGCCTGGAAGAGATAGCAACGCTAGAATCACGGTTTATCGGATGTGACGTATTCCCATCGTTTGTCAAAGCAGCCAAGATTAGATTACTTCTCAAGTTTCTCCTTAACATGGAGAATGTAACTGGTTTGCCCAAGAACATCGTGGAAGAAATGTTTGGCAAGGTTTTTATTGGAAACGGTCTCTTTGCTGTCGAGCATCTTGCCGCTGCTACACACATCTTGCTTAACCCCCCATACACGATGGTACCGGTGCCGCACGGTTGTTCTTGGACTAAAGGAAAGGTAAATCTCGCAGCGTTGTTTGTCGAAAAATGCTTGGTTAATTGTTCGCATGGATCGCGAATCATCGCAATACTTCCGGACGTCCTAAGAAGTGGAACAAGATATGCGAAATGGCGCGTATTCGTTGAAGAAAACGCATACATTCACCGTGCGGAACCTTTCGGCCGTTTTGACAACCACGCCAATGTAGATGTGTTTGTTTTAGATTGTGAAATTGGAGGGAACACCGGTCGGGGCTGTCAGAGAGGCGTATGGTACCCAACGCCAACAGGAACCGCCCATAAGGTGTCAGATTTTTTCAACATCTCTGTTGGTTCCGTTGTACCTCACCGAAATCCGAATCTCGGACCCTGGAGACCTTATCTTTGTGCGCGTGACGTTCCGATATGGAGCGAAGTCAATTCAATCGGGCGAAATCGCCGATATAAAGGATCAACGTTTTCCGCTCCTTTTGTTGTTGTTCGTCGCACGTCAAGTCCGAAAGAGAAAAAACGAGCCGTTGCGTCAATAATCACAAGAGGCGAACATATCGCTGTCGAAAATCATTTAATTGTATTATCTCCAAAAGACAGCACGTTGCAGGCGTGCCGCCGCTTACTTAGGAGCCTTTCAACAGCTGAAACGACAAACTTCTTAAACCAACGAATTCGATGTAGGCATCTCACGACACACGCGATTGGTGAATTACCATGGCAACAATAA
- a CDS encoding sensor histidine kinase, translated as MATITDKTTSSLRFSPDILRRLGEELISSPYRGLVELVKNSHDADAMECVVKLDGVDKPGGTVRIVDDGIGLTKEDVLRGWLILGRSRKDSYEPTKMGRKIAGNKGLGRLAALRLGHTVLLTTRPAQECDLQHEVLIDWSKFSEVDVVEDVPLLIETSRRPKGLKQGTEIEISGLHSQLTENDVKKLARELVILANPFADDPKAFRPRLESPQFKEYEARVSERYFDQADYHLSASVDEKGQASAQVLDYRGQVLWSADHETLQHYSDYKEYTCPVALFDVWVFVLSGTSFSSRTVTLGEVRQWLKIFGGIHFYLNGLRVPPYGDPGDDWLDLNLRRSQSPEARPSTNTLIGRIVVGSSGTSLLQKTDRIGFQEDKDFQELRAFATSAMEWMAARRLEQDERRRQKTRSKTSSRAVRSKEELIGFVEKADVPPTFVTKLTKRISDYDSARNQEVKSLRGEVLLYRTLSTAGITSATFAHESSAGPTKTILLSLKSIKRRVREDLPDKYDERYAEPLDKALRATESMAVFSRATLSLIEHEKRRWCRVDVHDSISKILDSLKPFTDRRDLNIDRAFVSSGFFVHAAEAAIEAIIVNLINNSVAALETVHREQRIIRISTEKHDDNCAILFQDNGPGIQGITAHDIWLPGRSTKRNGTGLGLTIVRDTIIDLGGRIKVTAKCELGGAEFMIHLPTLGD; from the coding sequence ATGGCAACAATAACGGATAAAACAACTTCTAGCCTTCGGTTTTCACCAGACATCCTACGGCGATTGGGGGAAGAACTGATCTCAAGCCCATATCGCGGGCTTGTCGAATTAGTAAAAAACTCCCACGATGCCGATGCGATGGAATGTGTTGTCAAATTGGACGGTGTCGACAAGCCTGGAGGAACCGTTCGCATTGTCGACGATGGGATCGGATTGACGAAGGAAGATGTTCTCCGCGGTTGGCTCATACTTGGCCGGTCGCGCAAGGATTCATATGAACCAACCAAGATGGGCAGAAAAATAGCGGGAAACAAGGGTTTAGGACGTCTCGCCGCGCTACGGCTCGGGCATACTGTTCTGTTGACGACCCGGCCGGCGCAGGAATGCGATTTACAACACGAAGTTCTCATTGATTGGTCTAAGTTTAGCGAAGTTGACGTTGTTGAGGACGTACCACTACTAATCGAAACGTCTAGAAGGCCAAAAGGACTTAAACAAGGAACAGAAATAGAGATTTCGGGCTTGCATTCTCAATTGACTGAAAACGACGTAAAGAAACTGGCGCGCGAACTCGTTATCCTCGCAAACCCTTTCGCTGATGACCCCAAAGCATTCCGCCCAAGGTTGGAATCACCTCAGTTCAAGGAATATGAAGCTCGAGTAAGTGAAAGATATTTTGATCAAGCCGATTATCACTTATCAGCATCAGTTGACGAAAAAGGGCAGGCGTCAGCTCAGGTTTTGGATTATCGGGGACAAGTACTTTGGTCGGCAGACCACGAGACGCTACAACATTACAGCGACTATAAAGAATATACTTGCCCGGTCGCCCTTTTTGACGTTTGGGTCTTTGTCTTATCTGGCACGAGTTTCTCGTCTCGTACCGTGACTCTTGGTGAAGTGCGTCAATGGCTAAAGATCTTTGGTGGCATCCATTTCTATCTAAATGGCTTGCGGGTCCCTCCGTATGGCGACCCCGGAGACGACTGGCTCGATTTGAATCTAAGACGAAGTCAGAGTCCCGAGGCTAGGCCGTCCACGAATACTTTAATTGGGCGCATCGTGGTTGGTTCCTCTGGTACGTCGCTTCTTCAAAAAACGGATCGAATCGGCTTTCAAGAGGATAAAGATTTCCAAGAACTTCGTGCGTTTGCGACATCAGCAATGGAGTGGATGGCGGCCAGGCGGCTCGAACAAGACGAGAGACGTCGGCAGAAAACAAGAAGCAAAACAAGTAGCCGCGCCGTTCGTTCAAAAGAAGAACTAATTGGATTTGTTGAAAAAGCGGACGTTCCTCCAACATTTGTTACAAAGTTAACAAAAAGAATAAGCGATTACGATTCTGCGCGTAACCAAGAAGTAAAAAGCCTCCGCGGTGAGGTCCTTTTATATAGAACACTAAGTACCGCGGGAATTACTTCCGCCACATTTGCTCACGAATCTTCAGCAGGACCGACGAAAACCATCTTGCTATCCTTAAAATCAATCAAACGCAGAGTCCGGGAAGATTTACCCGATAAGTATGATGAACGCTATGCTGAGCCACTCGATAAAGCACTAAGAGCAACCGAAAGTATGGCTGTCTTTTCTCGCGCCACGTTAAGCCTTATTGAACACGAAAAGCGCCGTTGGTGCCGCGTCGACGTGCATGATTCAATTTCTAAAATTCTAGATTCACTGAAACCATTCACTGATAGGCGCGATTTGAATATCGACAGGGCCTTTGTGTCCTCTGGATTTTTTGTCCATGCGGCCGAAGCCGCGATTGAGGCGATTATTGTCAACCTGATTAACAACAGTGTCGCCGCCTTGGAAACGGTTCACCGTGAGCAACGGATAATCAGGATATCAACGGAGAAACACGATGACAATTGCGCAATTCTATTTCAAGACAATGGGCCCGGTATTCAAGGAATAACTGCTCACGATATCTGGCTTCCTGGCAGGTCCACAAAGCGAAACGGTACAGGTTTGGGCTTGACTATCGTACGGGATACTATTATTGATTTGGGCGGCAGGATAAAAGTCACCGCGAAATGTGAACTCGGGGGAGCCGAGTTTATGATTCATCTTCCAACGCTTGGAGATTAG